The following are encoded in a window of Rubellicoccus peritrichatus genomic DNA:
- a CDS encoding carbohydrate-binding protein — MKKHLLTIVVSFIVATVSQAQSPTAPSSNPLTINFNKTRDLFIAQFDSKPDPDDIQAIAAVGCMLAHPDLHGVDFYAVQGTVGMQGYNAGTGENNNFIPAPTLMNLAFGQDRWSQAGFNNRNTFPQNSNYPNGSSFPNNFWGLNTNWTPAVNAVVNKAKTALDRGGMIYIMEAGNSDFTYDWVQSLVNTTSYTTTDTQTRIVVVQHSNWNENNTTTTPKRGISGNGTVPAGEATILEWVRNNTDYRRIEDGNGSNNSTPGYNSSNTTWQNQAEASSNPNTHARNLWLEADSVLAAHGFFPSYSNISVGGVDYSDASEAWYIFNVGTNADTIQKFWNRYVVNTDSASGPVPGPSGGGGTNALVCSSLPSTLENATTLNVSLDYEATGARDIYMEIRRVSDNAWITAQTVTVSAGVNTANFSFNFGTQSLGAYKFTAGMYNVGENWTNGTAYDNCSQIQFTVTAPGGGSDVGVTIPGPSFDAESHPSDANQIRVIGNVVGYVRAGNWIRYDSFNFDTGAGSVDVSASTDASSPGGRIEFRLGSTTGTLISTVNVTGTAGWNTYETFSANVTGATGVHDLYLVFVANTGSPFYLLNVQDFKFNAGGGSTTNALICSSLPSALSNATTLNVGLDYEATASRDIYLEIRRVSDNAWITAQTVTVSAGVNTANFALNFGTQNPGNYKFTSGMYNVGENWSNGTAYDNCSQIQFTVTAPGASASSSIGGTVVETPTQDVFIQNTTVFNDSNLKVEPSVRTSYLKFDVNGISGTVTGAKLIVQLTEAGNGTVRVYQGNSNPGWTEATINSGNAPGQGAQLGSDTGSYANGSTLEIDLGTSIGNGEITLVITMDGGGNDVWFSSSEGVNSPRLEVTYQ, encoded by the coding sequence ATGAAAAAACACTTACTCACCATAGTGGTGTCTTTTATCGTGGCGACTGTGTCCCAGGCACAATCTCCAACGGCGCCAAGCAGCAACCCACTCACCATCAACTTCAATAAGACGAGAGATTTATTCATTGCTCAGTTCGACAGCAAGCCGGACCCGGATGACATCCAGGCAATTGCAGCTGTGGGCTGCATGCTAGCCCACCCTGACCTGCACGGTGTGGACTTTTACGCAGTCCAAGGCACCGTTGGCATGCAAGGGTATAACGCAGGCACTGGTGAAAATAATAATTTCATCCCTGCTCCCACCTTAATGAATCTGGCTTTTGGTCAAGATCGCTGGTCTCAGGCAGGTTTCAACAATCGAAATACCTTCCCTCAAAATTCCAACTATCCCAATGGAAGCTCATTCCCCAATAATTTTTGGGGCCTGAACACCAATTGGACTCCTGCAGTCAATGCAGTAGTTAACAAGGCTAAAACTGCGCTGGATCGCGGCGGTATGATTTACATAATGGAAGCGGGTAACTCGGATTTCACCTATGACTGGGTCCAGTCCCTCGTGAACACCACTTCTTATACAACCACCGATACGCAAACCCGTATTGTAGTCGTCCAACACAGTAACTGGAATGAAAACAATACGACAACGACTCCCAAGAGAGGTATTAGTGGAAATGGTACCGTCCCGGCAGGAGAAGCAACGATCCTGGAGTGGGTTCGCAATAATACGGACTACCGCAGAATAGAAGACGGCAATGGTTCGAATAACTCCACACCAGGCTACAACAGCTCAAACACCACCTGGCAAAACCAAGCAGAAGCCAGCAGTAATCCAAATACACATGCGCGTAATTTGTGGCTGGAAGCGGACAGTGTTCTTGCTGCTCACGGTTTCTTCCCGAGTTACTCAAATATCTCCGTTGGTGGTGTAGACTATTCAGACGCATCGGAAGCGTGGTACATTTTTAACGTTGGAACCAATGCTGATACGATCCAAAAGTTCTGGAATCGCTACGTGGTCAATACTGATAGCGCCAGTGGTCCGGTTCCCGGCCCCTCAGGTGGAGGCGGTACCAATGCATTGGTATGTTCATCACTGCCATCGACATTAGAGAACGCAACGACCCTGAACGTAAGCCTGGACTATGAAGCCACAGGTGCGCGTGACATCTATATGGAAATCCGCAGAGTGTCAGACAACGCGTGGATCACTGCTCAGACAGTAACCGTAAGTGCCGGTGTGAACACAGCGAATTTTTCATTCAACTTTGGAACACAGAGCCTAGGCGCATACAAGTTCACTGCCGGCATGTATAATGTTGGTGAGAATTGGACCAATGGAACTGCCTATGACAACTGCTCGCAAATCCAGTTCACCGTAACGGCACCAGGTGGAGGAAGTGACGTTGGTGTCACGATTCCCGGTCCTAGTTTCGATGCAGAATCCCATCCATCGGATGCTAATCAAATCCGCGTGATTGGTAATGTCGTTGGCTATGTCCGAGCAGGGAATTGGATCCGCTACGATTCATTCAACTTTGATACAGGTGCAGGTTCCGTTGATGTGTCAGCATCAACAGATGCCTCAAGCCCAGGAGGTAGAATTGAGTTCCGCCTTGGATCAACCACTGGGACATTAATCTCCACTGTCAATGTTACTGGTACTGCAGGTTGGAACACTTATGAAACTTTCAGTGCAAACGTCACTGGAGCCACTGGAGTACATGATCTGTATCTGGTTTTCGTTGCGAATACCGGCAGCCCCTTTTACTTGCTGAATGTGCAAGATTTCAAGTTCAACGCCGGTGGTGGCAGTACTACCAATGCATTAATATGCTCATCGCTGCCGTCCGCACTAAGCAATGCCACCACCTTGAACGTCGGCCTCGACTACGAAGCGACCGCCTCGCGTGACATCTATCTTGAAATCCGTAGAGTCTCAGACAATGCATGGATTACCGCCCAGACTGTAACCGTAAGTGCCGGTGTGAATACAGCGAATTTTGCACTCAACTTTGGAACGCAGAATCCCGGTAATTACAAGTTCACTTCCGGTATGTATAATGTCGGTGAGAATTGGTCCAATGGAACCGCTTATGACAACTGCTCACAAATTCAGTTCACCGTAACGGCACCAGGTGCAAGTGCAAGCAGCAGTATCGGCGGCACCGTTGTTGAAACGCCAACCCAGGATGTGTTCATACAGAACACTACGGTATTCAATGATAGCAATCTAAAGGTTGAACCCAGCGTCCGGACCTCTTACCTGAAGTTTGATGTGAACGGCATCAGTGGAACGGTAACAGGTGCCAAGCTCATCGTCCAGTTAACTGAAGCAGGTAATGGCACAGTGCGCGTCTACCAAGGCAATAGTAACCCAGGCTGGACAGAAGCTACTATCAATTCAGGTAACGCGCCAGGCCAAGGTGCCCAATTGGGTAGTGACACTGGATCGTACGCAAACGGCAGCACACTGGAAATTGACCTTGGAACGTCTATTGGAAACGGTGAAATCACGCTGGTCATAACAATGGACGGCGGCGGCAATGACGTCTGGTTCTCTTCTTCAGAAGGAGTCAACAGCCCACGCCTTGAAGTTACTTATCAGTAA
- a CDS encoding helix-turn-helix domain-containing protein, producing the protein MPITLKGYYTNASVMEKVELQVDHHDIWDLLSIECLWVYNSVKGIKSNGKWSTAFEAPASVIFVKTGLAELAYGDNVYQCPANTCFFASPGIRRQRFEIGTLVMSVGYKAEWLTGQPFFDSGLNIIHAISDPDSLYTQSHKLFSEIYGDSASGVSFDTAVKQKAKTLQSHLHLKSRFMDWFSVLVSRLETLGVTTSSIGSTDRRSHRLIQLIRSMPLDKPFDKSHIIHGMNLSWRRTEQIFKESFNISPNEFHQRRRLSEAKRLLRIEDVPIKEIAFLLAFPQPSSFTNWFKNRTETSPQLFRNMAYPHDGE; encoded by the coding sequence ATGCCGATCACGCTCAAAGGTTATTACACTAATGCCTCGGTAATGGAAAAGGTAGAGTTGCAAGTAGACCACCATGATATCTGGGATCTGTTGAGCATTGAATGCCTGTGGGTCTACAACTCAGTAAAAGGCATTAAATCAAATGGTAAGTGGTCGACGGCTTTTGAAGCCCCTGCGAGTGTTATTTTTGTGAAGACAGGCCTGGCTGAATTGGCTTACGGAGACAATGTATACCAGTGCCCCGCCAACACATGCTTTTTTGCCAGTCCCGGTATTCGACGCCAACGTTTCGAGATCGGAACCCTAGTGATGTCGGTTGGTTATAAGGCTGAATGGTTGACTGGCCAACCGTTCTTTGACTCTGGCTTGAACATTATTCACGCGATAAGCGATCCGGACAGCCTATACACTCAGTCCCATAAGCTGTTCAGCGAGATCTATGGGGATAGTGCCTCGGGGGTCTCATTTGATACAGCAGTCAAGCAAAAGGCTAAAACCCTGCAATCACATCTCCATCTCAAGTCGCGATTTATGGACTGGTTTAGTGTCCTCGTATCACGCCTGGAAACACTTGGCGTTACAACCAGCTCGATTGGCTCTACGGATCGACGAAGTCACCGACTTATCCAACTCATTCGTTCGATGCCACTTGATAAGCCATTCGATAAAAGCCACATTATCCATGGGATGAATCTAAGTTGGCGGAGGACCGAGCAGATATTCAAAGAGAGTTTTAACATCAGTCCGAATGAGTTTCACCAGAGGCGCCGTTTAAGCGAAGCAAAGCGTCTTTTGCGAATTGAAGATGTCCCGATTAAGGAAATCGCTTTTTTGCTAGCCTTCCCACAGCCATCTTCATTCACCAATTGGTTTAAGAATCGGACTGAAACTTCCCCCCAACTCTTTCGTAACATGGCTTATCCGCATGATGGGGAATAA
- a CDS encoding right-handed parallel beta-helix repeat-containing protein, with product MSENIFHVRDFGAIPNDGKDDSLAIQNTVSRAVDAGNATVQFEAGDYLVKATANPLDQTSPRFINNIRKIFGPGNYDPSEFNYYAEYAKITASGATGLKLHGAVDRNGDPATRIVNESPFISDEQVRGLFLFAGCDGLLLENLCLTYGPIHGTSGIVTALGPDWVEVDIFEGLPRFDNMPTYCANAWDMESHRLINNINSLTFGSSPSYWRTIDRGDGRRVRIDNVPYASKLREGYGISWWFSLRTFQVIMAASKDVRVENVRIANVPGFGFNTFSCTNVYGNKVVFKSENDHFPVTPRDAWKLAWNDGEVLIENSHFEGVRWDGQNTHGPWFIVVDRESDKTVKFKKEGGRIAPLKRGSEIGFWSGDQLVKRRIADWSYEGKVPNKLREHDHILSITFETEVPSFVKKDTRCAVYCFDIDRYILRNTTCQRIAGAMSIIKNENVLIEGCTFDNIQHPAIVLGTEWQEGTYPRHFVIRDNIFSDSGWIERDGVKGLIGIGGQHKSDDSSFRISDIKITNNVFKDNHLGIDIVRGQDMLIKDNIFENVTVPWQINEASTRNIVIEKNEIIITESGAGTTIINFGDPGYLESEGRWSDSSLLGYNRSNSRYTRGASGSYVKYTPELPEAGEYKVSVFKIFSPTNADSNIQVEIFADGQRHTRKMDFTVGPTDWHTLGSFRFSGQTGDEYIKLTKENANTILRADALKLVRQ from the coding sequence GTGTCGGAAAACATATTCCATGTCAGAGATTTTGGTGCGATTCCGAATGACGGAAAAGATGATTCGCTTGCGATCCAGAATACAGTTTCCAGGGCGGTTGATGCGGGAAATGCGACTGTTCAATTTGAGGCGGGCGATTACTTGGTCAAGGCAACGGCAAATCCCCTGGATCAAACCTCTCCGCGCTTTATCAATAACATCAGAAAAATCTTTGGACCGGGCAATTACGATCCAAGCGAGTTCAATTATTACGCTGAATACGCCAAGATTACTGCTTCGGGGGCAACTGGACTAAAGCTTCACGGAGCTGTTGACCGTAATGGAGATCCTGCAACGCGCATTGTGAACGAAAGCCCTTTTATCTCAGATGAACAAGTCAGAGGTTTGTTCTTATTTGCAGGTTGCGATGGCCTATTGCTGGAAAACCTGTGTCTAACCTACGGTCCTATCCATGGCACAAGTGGTATCGTAACTGCCCTAGGCCCAGACTGGGTCGAGGTTGATATTTTCGAAGGCTTACCCCGCTTTGACAATATGCCTACTTATTGTGCGAATGCCTGGGATATGGAATCGCATCGCTTGATTAACAATATCAACAGTCTCACTTTCGGATCTTCGCCATCCTACTGGCGAACCATTGATCGCGGAGATGGCCGTCGTGTGCGTATTGATAACGTCCCCTATGCCAGTAAGCTGAGGGAAGGCTATGGCATCTCATGGTGGTTCAGCCTGAGGACATTTCAAGTCATCATGGCGGCTTCCAAAGATGTTCGCGTAGAAAATGTCCGTATCGCGAATGTGCCTGGCTTTGGATTCAATACTTTCAGTTGCACCAATGTTTACGGAAACAAAGTGGTCTTTAAATCCGAGAACGATCACTTCCCGGTAACACCAAGAGATGCCTGGAAGCTAGCCTGGAATGATGGCGAAGTGCTTATCGAAAACAGCCACTTTGAAGGCGTACGTTGGGACGGTCAGAACACCCACGGCCCATGGTTTATCGTTGTCGATCGAGAGAGTGATAAAACCGTTAAGTTCAAAAAAGAGGGAGGAAGAATAGCGCCACTCAAGAGGGGGTCTGAGATTGGCTTTTGGAGCGGAGATCAACTTGTTAAGAGGCGAATTGCCGACTGGTCATATGAAGGAAAAGTGCCGAACAAACTTCGCGAGCATGATCATATCCTATCGATTACGTTCGAGACAGAGGTGCCATCTTTCGTAAAGAAGGATACACGCTGCGCAGTTTATTGCTTTGATATAGACCGATATATTTTAAGAAACACGACATGCCAGAGAATTGCTGGTGCGATGAGTATTATTAAAAACGAAAATGTGCTTATCGAAGGGTGCACCTTCGATAATATCCAGCATCCAGCAATCGTATTGGGAACCGAGTGGCAAGAAGGAACCTATCCAAGGCATTTCGTTATTCGAGACAACATATTCAGTGATAGTGGATGGATCGAGCGTGACGGCGTTAAAGGACTCATCGGCATTGGCGGACAGCATAAAAGTGATGATTCCTCTTTTCGAATAAGCGACATTAAAATCACGAATAACGTTTTCAAGGATAACCATCTGGGCATCGACATTGTTCGTGGTCAGGATATGCTTATTAAAGACAACATTTTTGAGAACGTAACGGTTCCTTGGCAAATCAATGAAGCAAGTACTCGCAATATAGTCATTGAGAAAAATGAGATTATCATCACAGAATCAGGGGCTGGAACTACGATTATCAATTTTGGCGACCCAGGCTATCTGGAGTCAGAGGGACGCTGGTCTGACTCTTCGTTGCTTGGGTATAATAGATCCAACAGTCGATATACCCGTGGCGCCTCTGGTTCGTATGTTAAATACACACCTGAATTACCTGAAGCTGGTGAGTATAAGGTATCAGTATTTAAGATTTTCAGTCCGACAAATGCTGACTCCAACATTCAAGTTGAGATATTCGCCGATGGTCAGCGACATACCCGCAAGATGGACTTCACCGTGGGACCTACGGATTGGCATACACTGGGCTCGTTCCGCTTTAGTGGTCAGACAGGCGATGAATACATAAAACTGACCAAAGAGAATGCGAATACTATTTTGCGAGCTGATGCGCTCAAGTTGGTTCGTCAATAA